From a single Nicotiana tomentosiformis chromosome 2, ASM39032v3, whole genome shotgun sequence genomic region:
- the LOC104116177 gene encoding SNF1-related protein kinase catalytic subunit alpha KIN10-like isoform X2, with product MDGSTVQGGSSVESFLRNYKLGKTLGIGSFGKVKIAEHTLTGHKVAVKILNRRKIKNMEMEEKVRREIKILRLFMHPHIIRLYEVVETPSDIYVVMEYVKSGELFDYIVEKGRLQEDEARKFFQQIISGVEYCHRNMVVHRDLKPENLLLDSKWNVKIADFGLSNIMRDGHFLKTSCGSPNYAAPEVISGKLYAGPEVDVWSCGVILYALLCGTLPFDDENIPNLFKKIKIDEDILQEVVKRGFDRNSLVASLCNRVQNEGTVAYYLLLDNRFRASSGYMGAEFQETMEYGYHQINSSEAVASPVGQHLPGIMDFQQVGARQFPVERKWALGLQSRAHPREIMTEVLKALQGLNVRWKKIGPYNMKCQWVPGVPGHHEGMSNNSIHNPFFGDDSTVIENGGVTIPNAVKFEVQLYKTREEKYLLDLQRVQGPQFLFLDLCAAFLAQLRVL from the exons ATGGATGGATCAACAGTCCAAGGTGGGAGCAGCGTGGAGTCATTTCTACGGAACTATAAGCTTGGGAAAACTCTTGGCATTGGATCATTCGGAAAAGTTAAAATAGCTGAACATACCTTAACAGGGCATAAAGTTGCTGTCAAGATTCTCAATCGTCGGAAAATCAAGAacatggaaatggaagaaaaag TGAGAAGGGAAATTAAAATATTGAGATTGTTCATGCATCCTCACATCATTCGGCTGTATGAGGTTGTAGAGACACCATCAGATATATATGTTGTGATGGAGTATGTGAAATCTGGTGAGCTGTTTGATTACATTGTGGAGAAGGGCAGACTACAAGAGGATGAAGCTCGTAAATTCTTCCAGCAG ATAATCTCTGGTGTGGAGTACTGCCACAGGAACATGGTGGTTCATAGAGATCTTAAGCCTGAGAACCTCCTTTTGGATTCCAAATGGAATGTGAAGATTGCAGATTTTGGGTTGAGTAATATCATGCGTGATGGTCACTTTCTCAAGACAAGTTGTGGTAGCCCAAATTATGCTGCGCCGGAG GTGATATCAGGAAAGTTATATGCTGGACCTGAGGTAGATGTATGGAGCTGTGGTGTTATTCTATATGCTCTTCTCTGTGGCACCCTTCCATTTGATGATGAAAACATTCCCAACCTCTTTAAGAAAATAAAG ATTGATGAAGATATTCTTCAAGAGGTGGTCAAAAGGGGATTTGACAGGAACAGCCTTGTTGCCTCTCTCTGCAATAGAGTTCAGAATGAG GGTACTGTGGCGTACTATTTGCTGCTGGACAACCGCTTTCGTGCTTCCAGTGGCTACATGGGAGCTGAATTCCAGGAGACTATG GAATACGGTTATCATCAAATAAATTCAAGTGAAGCTGTTGCTTCCCCTGTTGGGCAACACTTGCCTGGAATAATGGATTTTCAACAAGTTGGTGCGAGGCAGTTTCCCGTCGAAAGGAAATGGGCTCTTGGACTCCAG TCTCGAGCGCATCCACGTGAGATAATGACAGAGGTTCTGAAAGCTCTGCAAGGACTGAATGTACGTTGGAAGAAGATCGGACCCTACAACATGAAATGCCAATGGGTTCCTGGCGTACCTGGCCATCATGAAGGCATGAGTAATAATTCCATACACAATCCATTCTTTGGAGATGATTCAACCGTCATTGAGAACGGTGGTGTCACTATACCTAATGCAGTGAAGTTTGAAGTTCAG CTTTATAAAACTCGGGAGGAGAAATACCTGCTTGACCTTCAAAGAGTACAGGGTCCACAGTTCCTTTTCTTGGATCTCTGTGCTGCTTTCCTTGCTCAGCTTCGGGTTCTCTAA
- the LOC104116175 gene encoding CSC1-like protein HYP1 produces MILSALLTSVGINLGLCFLFFTLYSILRKQPGNAEVYAPRLVAEGKSQQTSDFNLERLLPSAGWVTRAWRLSEAELLSASGLDGVVFMRIFIFSARVFAFAVVVGVFILLPINYMGKQLSLDISDLPNKSLESFTIANVNDGSNRLWIHFSAVYIFTAVVCYLLYFEYDYISSKRVSYFYSSKPHPHQFTILVRSIPVSSGRSYSETVESFFTEYYPTTYLSHWVVRRASKLQGLIKNADKLRRLVRLKSANHNQERSRRAGFMGLFGHRVDLLDHYEKKLEDIEDNVRAEQSSTLGKEVGAAFVSFRTRFAAAAAIHMQQGVNPTQWVSEPAPDPEDVYWPFFSASFLKRWISNLVVIVACVLITVLFLIPVLIVQGLTHLEQLETWFPFLKGVLRIAFVSQVITGYLPSLVLQLFLYLVPSIMIMLSSIQGYIALSQIEKSACIKVLWFTIWNIFFANVLSGTALYRAEIFLEPKKIPAVLAVAVPGQATFFIAYVVTSGWTSTSSELFRLTTLIFNFIKRNICRKFDDEFEVPSVPYHSEIPRILLFGLLGITYFFLAPLILPFLLVYYCLGYLIYRNQLLNIYAPKYETGGKLWPIVHDSMIFSLILMHVIAIGIFGLKKLPLASSLIVPLPILTLVFNSYCRRRFLPMFKSYSVESLLKKDREEQNDPTIASFHDRLATAYQDPALMRARYSGNSESINAPLLRTSEADT; encoded by the exons ATGATCCTCTCTGCACTTTTGACTTCTGTTGGAATCAATCTTGGCCTTTGCTTTCTCTTCTTCACATTGTATTCTATATTGAGAAAGCAGCCAGGAAATGCTGAAGTTTATGCACCACGTTTGGTTGCTGAGGGGAAATCTCAGCAAACAAGCGATTTCAATTTGGAAAGATTGTTGCCTTCTGCTGGTTGGGTAACAAGGGCATGGCGACTCTCAGAAGCAGAGCTCTTGTCTGCCTCGGGCTTGGATGGCGTTGTCTTCATGCGCATTTTTATATTCAG TGCTAGAGTATTTGCCTTTGCTGTCGTCGTTGGTGTTTTCATTCTTCTTCCTATCAATTACATGGGGAAACAACTAAGTCTTGATATTTCTGATTTGCCCAACAAGTCTCTGGAATCATTCACTATCGCAAATGTCAACGATGGATCAAACAG GTTATGGATTCATTTCTCAGCTGTATATATCTTCACGGCAGTGGTCTGCTATCTTCTTTACTTT GAGTATGACTATATTTCATCAAAGAGAGTTTCTTACTTTTATTCATCAAAACCTCATCCACATCAGTTTACCATTTTAGTTCGAAGTATACCAGTTTCATCAGGAAGAAGCTACAGTGAAACAGTTGAAAGTTTCTTCACGGAGTACTATCCTACAACATATCTTTCACACTGGGTTGTCCGGCGAGCAAGCAAACTACAAGGTCTCATT AAAAATGCTGATAAGTTAAGAAGGCTTGTGCGATTGAAATCAGCAAACCATAATCAAGAAAGGTCCAGGCGTGCTGGTTTCATGGGTCTTTTTGGACACAGAGTTGATCTACTTGATCACTATGAAAAGAAGCTGGAAGATATAGAAGACAATGTGAGGGCCGAACAATCTTCAACTCTGGGAAAG GAGGTAGGAGCTGCCTTTGTATCTTTCAGGACACGTTTTGCTGCAGCTGCAGCTATACACATGCAGCAAGGTGTAAATCCCACACAATGGGTCAGTGAGCCAGCTCCTGATCCAGAGGATGTGTATTGGCCTTTCTTTTCAGCATCATTTCTAAAGAGATGGATTAGCAACTTGGTTGTCATTGTAGCATGCGTCCTCATTACAGTGTTATTTCTTATACCCGTTTTAATCGTCCAAGGGCTTACACATCTTGAGCAGTTGGAAACCTGGTTTCCCTTTTTGAAAGGTGTACTTAGAAT AGCATTTGTTAGCCAAGTGATTACCGGATATCTTCCTAGTCTTGTACTTCAGCTGTTTCTATATCTTGTTCCATCCATAATGATTATGCTCTCATCCATACAAGGGTACATTGCTTTGAGCCAGATAGAGAAAAGTGCATGCATCAAAGTTCTGTGGTTTACTATATGGAACATTTTCTTTGCAAATGTGCTCTCCGGAACAGCTCTCTATCGTGCTGAAATTTTTCTTGAGCCCAAGAAAATACCTGCTGTATTAGCTGTAGCAGTTCCTGGACAG GCAACTTTCTTTATTGCATATGTGGTTACATCTGGATGGACCAGCACTTCTTCAGAACTTTTTCGTCTGACGACCCTCATTTTCAATTTTATAAAgagaaatatttgtaggaaattTGATGATGAGTTTGAGGTCCCTTCAGTTCCTTACCACAGTGAGATTCCCAGGATTCTTTTATTTGGCCTCCTTGGTATAACATACTTCTTCCTCGCTCCCCTAATTCTGCCATTCCTCTTGGTTTACTACTGTCTGGGATATCTCATCTACCGGAACCAG CTGCTTAATATTTATGCACCCAAGTATGAGACTGGTGGAAAGTTGTGGCCTATAGTACACGATTCGATGATCTTCTCCTTGATACTGATGCATGTTATAGCCATTGGAATATTTGGGCTAAAGAAACTTCCTCTTGCTTCAAGCTTAATAGTTCCCCTTCCAATCCTTACTCTTGTGTTCAACAGCTATTGTCGGAGACGTTTCCTACCTATGTTCAAGTCTTATTCTGTCGAG AGTTTGCTAAAAAAGGATAGAGAGGAGCAAAATGATCCTACAATAGCAAGTTTTCATGATAGATTAGCCACAGCTTATCAAGATCCAGCACTAATGCGTGCCCGATATTCTGGAAATAGTGAAAGTATCAATGCTCCCCTTCTACGTACTTCTGAAGCTGATACTTAG
- the LOC104116176 gene encoding ethylene-responsive transcription factor ERN1-like: MARKRRASVGLGENKTRNDDQAGNAAWNEMVKEAAAAAALGGARRARKRFVGVRQRPSGRWVAEIKDTIQKIRVWLGTFDTAEEAARAYDEAACLLRGANTRTNFWPSSSSSSSTPALPSKITNLLLNRLKARNNSLAAATSAASSEPVEIRDQDKQLEEYRDETVYFSDSQFMEYLKDPEDQITDNNMISNTSAINTNNFTNTLEACLTENDYSIVQPVMKSDEINWSGGEINNNLVEDEEEIEEENDSTDIGDVEPINFHFVDEIGSSCYYSPFEIAEEINSTDTMDQQGIFYGDESCISEAMRRMNYERKFSASLYAFNGITECLKLKLKSGGVVQRERCEQLSRLRNACKRNRKEEEEDEKKINEEGISTKMGERKETECTSQSSITYESELSLWSSIDLPPICAFFT; this comes from the coding sequence ATGGCAAGGAAAAGACGGGCCAGTGTGGGACTTGGTGAAAATAAAACTCGCAATGATGATCAAGCTGGGAATGCAGCCTGGAACGAGATGGTAAAGGAAGCAGCGGCTGCAGCCGCGCTCGGGGGAGCGCGGCGAGCACGAAAAAGATTTGTGGGTGTTAGACAGAGGCCATCAGGTAGATGGGTTGCTGAAATAAAAGACACCATACAAAAGATAAGAGTATGGTTAGGGACTTTTGACACAGCTGAAGAAGCAGCAAGGGCATATGATGAAGCTGCTTGTTTACTTCGTGGAGCCAATACTCGAACAAATTTTTGGCCTagttcttcatcttcttcttctactcCAGCTCTTCCTTCAAAAATTACCAACCTTCTTCTTAATAGACTCAAAGCTAGAAATAATTCCTTAGCTgcagctacctctgctgcttctTCTGAGCCTGTGGAAATTCGTGATCAGGACAAACAGTTAGAGGAATACAGAGATGAAACAGTTTATTTTTCGGATTCACAGTTTATGGAGTATCTCAAAGACCCTGAAGATCAGATAACTGATAACAACATGATAAGCAATACGAGTGCAATTAACACGAACAATTTCACAAACACCTTGGAGGCATGCTTGACTGAAAACGATTACAGCATAGTTCAGCCTGTGATGAAAAGCGATGAAATTAACTGGAGTGGTGGAGAGATTAATAATAATCTTGTGGAAGACGAAGAAGAGATTGAAGAGGAAAATGATAGTACTGATATAGGAGATGTAGAGCCAATTAATTTCCACTTTGTTGATGAAATTGGATCGTCATGTTATTATTCACCATTTGAGATAGCTGAAGAGATTAATTCAACAGACACAATGGATCAGCAGGGGATATTTTACGGAGACGAGTCATGTATAAGTGAGGCTATGAGGAGGATGAATTACGAGAGGAAATTCTCAGCATCACTTTATGCATTCAATGGGATTACAGAATGCTTAAAGTTGAAGCTGAAATCAGGAGGAGTTGTGCAGAGAGAAAGATGTGAACAATTAAGCAGACTCAGAAATGCATGCAAAAGGAATCGTAAAGAGGAGGAAGAGGATGAGAAGAAAATTAATGAAGAAGGAATTAGCACAAAAATGGGTGAAAGAAAGGAAACTGAATGCACTTCTCAAAGTTCGATTACTTATGAAAGTGAATTGTCTCTCTGGAGCTCAATTGATTTACCACCAATATGCGCCTTTTTTACTTAG
- the LOC104116180 gene encoding protein ENHANCED DISEASE RESISTANCE 2-like isoform X1, with product MGACVSTPAIPIKVRKKFPGRPRKYHGKNSSSVPKRNSDAGARVTDIAVSEFVHKTTTCRRSECSSSKFHVTQLEWHHSQIDSNVLCQEDAWFDTVSIFESDSDDEFSSVHGGRVSQVKKSTIIRLSLRTSVEEEKSGFRAPRKYLLRPRAGLIIPRCTEEKPIAGSWSEIEPSTFKLRSDSFFTDKKKSPAPNASPYTPIGVDLFLCSRKISHIAQHIELPSIKGDGKLPALLIVNIQLPTYPAPMFIGDADGEGLSLVLYFKLSETLEKDISPQFQDSIKRFIDDDTEKVKGFAKDSIVPFRERLKIMVGVVNPEELVSSSTERKLLNSYNEKPVLSRPQHSFYQGPNYFEIDLDIHRFSYIARRGLDAFRDRLQHGILDLGLTIQAQKPEELPEKVLACVRLNKIDFVDHGQIPTLMSVEED from the exons ATGGGTGCTTGTGTATCGACTCCAGCAATACCTATCAAAGTGAGAAAGAAGTTTCCTGGTCGCCCTAGAAAGTACCACGGAAAGAATTCAAGCTCTGTTCCGAAAAGAAACAGTGATGCAGGAGCACGGGTAACAGATATTGCTGTTAGTGAGTTTGTACACAAAACCACAACCTGCAGAAGATCTGAGTGCTCCAGTTCTAAATTCCATGTTACTCAGTTGGAATGGCACCATAGTCAAATAGATTCCAATG TTCTTTGCCAGGAAGATGCATGGTTTGACACAGTCAGCATTTTTGAGTCTGACTCAGATGATGAATTCAGTAGTGTTCATGGAG GTCGAGTTTCTCAAGTAAAGAAATCAACAATTATAAGGCTCTCTCTGAGAACATCTGTTGAAGAAGAAAAAAGTGGATTTC GCGCACCAAGAAAATATCTTTTGCGTCCCAGAGCTGGGCTCATTATTCCTCGTTGTACAGAAGAAAAGCCAATAGCAGGAAGTTGGTCTGAGATTGAGCCCTCTACCTTTAAGCTTCGCAGCGATAGTTTTTTCAC AGATAAGAAAAAATCACCTGCTCCAAATGCGTCTCCTTATACTCCAATTGGGGTTGATTTATTTTTGTGCTCAAGAAAGATCAGTCACATTGCCCAACATATTGAACTTCCTTCTATAAAGGGAGATGGAAAATTACCTGCTCTACTGATTGTCAACATTCAG TTACCTACTTATCCTGCTCCAATGTTCATTGGTGATGCTGACGGTGAAGGCCTGAGCCTTGTATTATATTTTAAACTTTCTGAAACATTAGAGAAAGACATCTCTCCCCAGTTTCAGGACAGCATTAAG AGATTCATTGATGATGATACCGAGAAGGTTAAAGGATTTGCAAAAGATTCAATAGTTCCTTTCAGAGAGAGGTTGAAAATAATGGTTGGGGTGGTTAATCCAGAAGAGCTTGTTTCCAGTTCAACTGAAAGGAAGCTCTTGAATAGTTACAACGAGAAGCCTGTGCTTTCCCGCCCTCAACACAGCTTTTATCAG GGCCCGAATTACTTTGAGATTGATCTTGACATTCATCGCTTCAGCTACATAGCAAGAAGGGGACTCGATGCTTTCAGAGATCGTTTACAGCATGGAATACTGGATCTTGGTCTAACAATTCAG GCACAAAAGCCAGAGGAACTGCCAGAGAAAGTGCTAGCTTGTGTGAGGTTAAACAAGATTGATTTTGTTGATCATGGACAAATTCCAACACTTATGAGCGTTGAGGAAGATTAA
- the LOC104116177 gene encoding SNF1-related protein kinase catalytic subunit alpha KIN10-like isoform X1, with the protein MDGSTVQGGSSVESFLRNYKLGKTLGIGSFGKVKIAEHTLTGHKVAVKILNRRKIKNMEMEEKVRREIKILRLFMHPHIIRLYEVVETPSDIYVVMEYVKSGELFDYIVEKGRLQEDEARKFFQQIISGVEYCHRNMVVHRDLKPENLLLDSKWNVKIADFGLSNIMRDGHFLKTSCGSPNYAAPEVISGKLYAGPEVDVWSCGVILYALLCGTLPFDDENIPNLFKKIKGGMYTLPSHLSAGARDLIPRMLIVDPMKRMTIPEIRMHPWFQAHLPRYLAVPPPDTMQQAKKIDEDILQEVVKRGFDRNSLVASLCNRVQNEGTVAYYLLLDNRFRASSGYMGAEFQETMEYGYHQINSSEAVASPVGQHLPGIMDFQQVGARQFPVERKWALGLQSRAHPREIMTEVLKALQGLNVRWKKIGPYNMKCQWVPGVPGHHEGMSNNSIHNPFFGDDSTVIENGGVTIPNAVKFEVQLYKTREEKYLLDLQRVQGPQFLFLDLCAAFLAQLRVL; encoded by the exons ATGGATGGATCAACAGTCCAAGGTGGGAGCAGCGTGGAGTCATTTCTACGGAACTATAAGCTTGGGAAAACTCTTGGCATTGGATCATTCGGAAAAGTTAAAATAGCTGAACATACCTTAACAGGGCATAAAGTTGCTGTCAAGATTCTCAATCGTCGGAAAATCAAGAacatggaaatggaagaaaaag TGAGAAGGGAAATTAAAATATTGAGATTGTTCATGCATCCTCACATCATTCGGCTGTATGAGGTTGTAGAGACACCATCAGATATATATGTTGTGATGGAGTATGTGAAATCTGGTGAGCTGTTTGATTACATTGTGGAGAAGGGCAGACTACAAGAGGATGAAGCTCGTAAATTCTTCCAGCAG ATAATCTCTGGTGTGGAGTACTGCCACAGGAACATGGTGGTTCATAGAGATCTTAAGCCTGAGAACCTCCTTTTGGATTCCAAATGGAATGTGAAGATTGCAGATTTTGGGTTGAGTAATATCATGCGTGATGGTCACTTTCTCAAGACAAGTTGTGGTAGCCCAAATTATGCTGCGCCGGAG GTGATATCAGGAAAGTTATATGCTGGACCTGAGGTAGATGTATGGAGCTGTGGTGTTATTCTATATGCTCTTCTCTGTGGCACCCTTCCATTTGATGATGAAAACATTCCCAACCTCTTTAAGAAAATAAAG GGTGGTATGTATACTCTGCCCAGCCATTTATCAGCTGGTGCAAGGGATCTGATCCCAAGGATGCTTATAGTTGACCCTATGAAGCGAATGACTATTCCTGAGATTCGTATGCACCCTTGGTTCCAAGCTCATCTACCACGCTATTTAGCTGTACCTCCACCAGATACGATGCAACAAGCGAAAAAG ATTGATGAAGATATTCTTCAAGAGGTGGTCAAAAGGGGATTTGACAGGAACAGCCTTGTTGCCTCTCTCTGCAATAGAGTTCAGAATGAG GGTACTGTGGCGTACTATTTGCTGCTGGACAACCGCTTTCGTGCTTCCAGTGGCTACATGGGAGCTGAATTCCAGGAGACTATG GAATACGGTTATCATCAAATAAATTCAAGTGAAGCTGTTGCTTCCCCTGTTGGGCAACACTTGCCTGGAATAATGGATTTTCAACAAGTTGGTGCGAGGCAGTTTCCCGTCGAAAGGAAATGGGCTCTTGGACTCCAG TCTCGAGCGCATCCACGTGAGATAATGACAGAGGTTCTGAAAGCTCTGCAAGGACTGAATGTACGTTGGAAGAAGATCGGACCCTACAACATGAAATGCCAATGGGTTCCTGGCGTACCTGGCCATCATGAAGGCATGAGTAATAATTCCATACACAATCCATTCTTTGGAGATGATTCAACCGTCATTGAGAACGGTGGTGTCACTATACCTAATGCAGTGAAGTTTGAAGTTCAG CTTTATAAAACTCGGGAGGAGAAATACCTGCTTGACCTTCAAAGAGTACAGGGTCCACAGTTCCTTTTCTTGGATCTCTGTGCTGCTTTCCTTGCTCAGCTTCGGGTTCTCTAA
- the LOC104116180 gene encoding protein ENHANCED DISEASE RESISTANCE 2-like isoform X2 codes for MGACVSTPAIPIKVRKKFPGRPRKYHGKNSSSVPKRNSDAGARVTDIAVSEFVHKTTTCRRSECSSSKFHVTQLEWHHSQIDSNVLCQEDAWFDTVSIFESDSDDEFSSVHGGAPRKYLLRPRAGLIIPRCTEEKPIAGSWSEIEPSTFKLRSDSFFTDKKKSPAPNASPYTPIGVDLFLCSRKISHIAQHIELPSIKGDGKLPALLIVNIQLPTYPAPMFIGDADGEGLSLVLYFKLSETLEKDISPQFQDSIKRFIDDDTEKVKGFAKDSIVPFRERLKIMVGVVNPEELVSSSTERKLLNSYNEKPVLSRPQHSFYQGPNYFEIDLDIHRFSYIARRGLDAFRDRLQHGILDLGLTIQAQKPEELPEKVLACVRLNKIDFVDHGQIPTLMSVEED; via the exons ATGGGTGCTTGTGTATCGACTCCAGCAATACCTATCAAAGTGAGAAAGAAGTTTCCTGGTCGCCCTAGAAAGTACCACGGAAAGAATTCAAGCTCTGTTCCGAAAAGAAACAGTGATGCAGGAGCACGGGTAACAGATATTGCTGTTAGTGAGTTTGTACACAAAACCACAACCTGCAGAAGATCTGAGTGCTCCAGTTCTAAATTCCATGTTACTCAGTTGGAATGGCACCATAGTCAAATAGATTCCAATG TTCTTTGCCAGGAAGATGCATGGTTTGACACAGTCAGCATTTTTGAGTCTGACTCAGATGATGAATTCAGTAGTGTTCATGGAG GCGCACCAAGAAAATATCTTTTGCGTCCCAGAGCTGGGCTCATTATTCCTCGTTGTACAGAAGAAAAGCCAATAGCAGGAAGTTGGTCTGAGATTGAGCCCTCTACCTTTAAGCTTCGCAGCGATAGTTTTTTCAC AGATAAGAAAAAATCACCTGCTCCAAATGCGTCTCCTTATACTCCAATTGGGGTTGATTTATTTTTGTGCTCAAGAAAGATCAGTCACATTGCCCAACATATTGAACTTCCTTCTATAAAGGGAGATGGAAAATTACCTGCTCTACTGATTGTCAACATTCAG TTACCTACTTATCCTGCTCCAATGTTCATTGGTGATGCTGACGGTGAAGGCCTGAGCCTTGTATTATATTTTAAACTTTCTGAAACATTAGAGAAAGACATCTCTCCCCAGTTTCAGGACAGCATTAAG AGATTCATTGATGATGATACCGAGAAGGTTAAAGGATTTGCAAAAGATTCAATAGTTCCTTTCAGAGAGAGGTTGAAAATAATGGTTGGGGTGGTTAATCCAGAAGAGCTTGTTTCCAGTTCAACTGAAAGGAAGCTCTTGAATAGTTACAACGAGAAGCCTGTGCTTTCCCGCCCTCAACACAGCTTTTATCAG GGCCCGAATTACTTTGAGATTGATCTTGACATTCATCGCTTCAGCTACATAGCAAGAAGGGGACTCGATGCTTTCAGAGATCGTTTACAGCATGGAATACTGGATCTTGGTCTAACAATTCAG GCACAAAAGCCAGAGGAACTGCCAGAGAAAGTGCTAGCTTGTGTGAGGTTAAACAAGATTGATTTTGTTGATCATGGACAAATTCCAACACTTATGAGCGTTGAGGAAGATTAA